One genomic region from Salvia hispanica cultivar TCC Black 2014 chromosome 2, UniMelb_Shisp_WGS_1.0, whole genome shotgun sequence encodes:
- the LOC125206585 gene encoding F-box protein At5g49610-like — MGQDFFKYLPSEITIDILARLCIQAIISCKLVCKPWLDLLTTSEFVKLHLSKSVPRLAICQPESVSKRYKIIEFVNELSDEDNGNIFNFDFPFRVPLLSSANGLLLMQKFESEPFICNPVIREYITLLSPRPTHAMVFFERYGFGVSKMSGDYKVVRIFIEGLPPNDQIGCQVYTIGTRLWRKIAFVNPQKLYNRIAVFLDGNLHWTESKGSSWRIRSLDLET, encoded by the coding sequence ATGGGCCAAGATTTCTTCAAATATCTGCCATCAGAAATCACAATAGATATTCTTGCTAGACTCTGCATACAAGCCATAATTAGCTGCAAGTTGGTTTGTAAACCATGGCTCGATCTGTTAACGACGAGTGAGTTTGTGAAGTTACACTTGTCTAAATCAGTCCCTCGTCTCGCCATATGCCAGCCAGAATCGGTTTCAAAGCGATACAAAATCATTGAATTTGTAAATGAGCTCAGTGATGAGGACAATGGGAATATATTCAACTTTGATTTCCCTTTTCGTGTACCTCTGCTCAGTTCAGCTAATGGTTTGCTCTTAATGCAAAAGTTTGAGAGTGAACCTTTTATATGCAATCCAGTCATTCGGGAGTATATCACACTTCTTTCTCCTCGTCCTACACATGCGATGGTTTTTTTTGAGAGATATGGATTTGGAGTGAGCAAAATGAGTGGCGATTATAAGGTGGTTAGGATTTTCATTGAAGGACTACCACCGAATGATCAAATTGGTTGCCAAGTATACACTATTGGCACTAGATTGTGGAGAAAGATTGCTTTTGTTAACCCACAGAAGCTATATAATAGGATAGCGGTATTTCTAGATGGAAATCTTCACTGGACGGAAAGTAAGGGATCCTCTTGGCGAATTCGATCCCTTGATCTTGAAACATAA
- the LOC125204523 gene encoding probable receptor-like protein kinase At1g11050, giving the protein MQNAKTEKIMNILFLIFIFIFVFSFFNFNTAATDASSSSSSSSSCPISFDYVETLPWDASLCRDPIQTSCCQTLRSLFGVGLAQHLNQTSQFYLPTATASSSCIAQFERKISSMSLTRSLLPLCFNDTSEFANTNSSTSCAGITTLQDWDLEADEAALVPLESACSGDLTGLTLCSMCVDAGLKLTSHLVSSHPNSNSTKCFYFTVLYAAGVINGFGPDDIRSAACIFGLPVSRSARSGPASHRTRRFIFGFCGGLVGISGLVILFFIYRKWDRKKKQDVLHRDYVSSVKSIVLPNIGAKFFELRDLEQATDKFAKRNLIGQGGFGAVYRGTLPDDKTEVAVKQIFETDSAESDDDFINEALIISKIRHRNLLPLRGFCVASDRFHGKRRFLVYDYMPNGSLNDHIFIDNNNNDSFLSWPQRKNIILDIAKGLAYLHYGIKPTIYHRDIKATNILLDADMKARVADFGLAKQNLEGQSHLTTRVAGTHGYLAPEYALYGQLTEKSDVYSFGILILEIMSGRRVLDASKSERILITDWAWELVKAGKAEEVFHGGIRREGPKGVMERFVRVGILCAHVMVALRPTIEDALRMLEGDIDIPRLPDRPLSLAQFSSFSYGTSTSEGSRVSNWSNTS; this is encoded by the coding sequence ATGCAAAAtgcaaaaacagaaaaaataatgaacattctcttcctcatcttcatcttcatcttcgtcttttccttcttcaatttcaaCACAGCAGCAACCGATGcatcctcatcatcatcatcatcatcatcatgcCCTATCAGCTTCGACTACGTTGAAACCCTCCCGTGGGACGCCTCGCTGTGCCGCGACCCGATCCAAACCAGCTGCTGCCAGACTCTACGGAGCCTCTTCGGCGTGGGCCTCGCCCAACACCTCAACCAAACCTCCCAATTCTACCTCCCCACCGCCACGGCATCCTCCTCCTGCATCGCTCAATTCGAGCGCAAAATCTCCTCCATGTCCCTCACCAGATCCCTACTCCCCCTCTGCTTCAACGACACCTCCGAGTTCGCCAACACCAACTCCTCCACCTCCTGCGCCGGGATCACCACCCTGCAGGACTGGGACCTCGAGGCGGACGAGGCCGCCCTCGTCCCCCTCGAGTCCGCATGCAGCGGCGACCTCACCGGCCTCACCCTCTGCAGCATGTGCGTCGACGCCGGCCTCAAACTCACCTCCCACCTCGTCTCCTCCCACCCAAACTCAAACTCCACCAAATGCTTCTACTTCACAGTGCTCTACGCGGCCGGCGTCATCAATGGCTTCGGACCTGATGACATCAGATCCGCCGCCTGCATTTTCGGCCTGCCTGTGTCCAGATCTGCTAGATCTGGACCGGCAAGCCACAGAACCAGAAGATTCATCTTCGGGTTCTGTGGGGGCCTAGTGGGAATCTCTGGGCTTGTGATTCTCTTCTTTATTTACAGAAAGTGGGACCGCAAGAAGAAACAGGACGTTCTTCACCGGGACTACGTATCGTCTGTGAAATCGATAGTCCTCCCCAACATCGGAGCTAAGTTTTTCGAGCTCCGAGACCTTGAGCAAGCGACGGATAAGTTCGCGAAGAGGAATCTAATCGGGCAAGGCGGATTCGGAGCTGTCTACAGAGGAACTCTGCCAGACGACAAAACAGAGGTCGCAGTGAAACAGATTTTCGAAACAGATTCTGCAGAGAGCGATGATGATTTCATAAACGAGGCTCTGATCATCAGCAAAATCCGGCACAGGAATCTTCTGCCTCTCCGTGGATTCTGTGTCGCGAGCGACAGATTCCACGGAAAGAGAAGATTCCTAGTGTATGACTACATGCCAAACGGCAGCTTAAACGATCACATATTCATcgacaacaacaacaacgatAGTTTCCTCTCGTGGCCTCAGCGCAAGAATATAATCCTCGACATAGCGAAAGGGCTTGCGTACCTCCACTACGGAATCAAGCCAACGATCTACCACCGCGATATAAAGGCCACAAACATCCTCCTTGACGCGGACATGAAGGCCAGGGTGGCCGATTTCGGGCTGGCAAAACAAAACCTAGAAGGGCAATCCCATCTCACTACGCGAGTGGCCGGGACCCACGGCTACCTAGCGCCAGAGTATGCTCTGTATGGGCAGCTGACAGAGAAGAGCGATGTGTACAGTTTTGGGATACTGATTCTCGAGATCATGAGTGGGCGGAGGGTGCTTGATGCCTCGAAGAGCGAGAGAATCTTGATCACGGACTGGGCGTGGGAGCTGGTCAAGGCCGGGAAGGCCGAGGAGGTTTTCCACGGGGGTATAAGGAGGGAAGGGCCGAAAGGAGTGATGGAGAGATTCGTGCGCGTTGGAATCCTCTGCGCGCATGTCATGGTGGCGCTTAGGCCGACCATTGAGGACGCGCTGAGGATGCTTGAAGGCGACATTGACATCCCTCGTCTGCCTGATCGCCCGTTGTCTCTCGCGCAGTTTAGCTCTTTTAGTTATGGCACAAGTACAAGTGAGGGGTCAAGAGTCTCTAATTGGAGTAACACTAGTTGA
- the LOC125205498 gene encoding cyclin-A1-4-like: MASSAGVRRSTTSSLAKRHASASDSVGQPSSSAAAAAKKRPALSNVTNQRRGSGSFSSGRVSKPESAKIVPCTKKNVNIKKGSSVSSNGSSYGVFQPATTTSVKHNTVATGRSSSLVKRDVAIPKAVPETVSYRMNLSLDKSDSLSVSMDESMSTCDSLRSPDVEYVDNNDLAAIDSIERKASNMLCISEPMEIAEVICKRDVVAAMEAGDKIVDIDDNLEDPQLCATIACDIYKHLRASEAKKRPSASFMERVQKDINASMRAILIDWLIEVAEEYRLVPDTLYLTVNYIDRYLSGNAMDRQRLQLLGVACMMIASKYEEICAPQVEEFCYITDNTYVKEEVLQMESTVLNFLKFEMTAPTVKCFLRRFVRVAQEVTEAPAMLLECMANYVAELSLLEYSMLSFAPSSIAASSIFLARYILLPTKRPWNATLRHYTLYQPFELRDCVLALHGFCCNSSNSSLPAIREKYSQHKYKIVAKKSCPPSIPTEYFHNVSRS; this comes from the exons ATGGCGAGTTCCGCCGGAGTGAGGAGGTCGACGACGTCGTCTCTGGCGAAACGCCACGCTTCTGCTTCCGATAGTGTTGGTCAGCCGTCTTCGTCCGCCGCCGCGGCCGCGAAGAAGCGACCGGCGCTTTCCAACGTCACTAATCAGAGGCGTGGATCCGGTTCCTTCAGTTCCGGCCGGGTTTCCAAGCCGGAATCGGCTAAAATT GTGCCgtgtaccaaaaaaaatgtgaacatAAAGAAAGGATCTTCGGTTTCCTCGAATGGAAGCTCCTATGGAGTTTTTCAGCCTGCGACCACCACTTCTGTGAAACATAACACGGTTGCTACGGGTAGATCTTCGTCTTTAGTCAAGAGGGATGTAGCCATTCCGAAGGCTGTTCCGGAAACCGTGTCATACAGAATGAATTTGTCTTTGGACAAATCAGACTCATTATCTGTTTCAATGGATGAATCCATGTCCACTTGCGATTCTTTGAGGAGCCCTGATGTCGAGTATGTGGATAATAATGATCTAGCTGCAATAGATTCCATTGAGAGAAAGGCTTCAAACATGCTTTGCATCTCAGAACCCATGGAAATTGCAG AGGTTATATGCAAGCGAGATGTGGTGGCAGCAATGGAAGCCGGTGACAAGATTGTCGACATTGATGATAATCTAGAAGACCCACAGCTCTGTGCAACCATTGCTTGTGATATATACAAGCACTTGAGAGCATCTGAG GCAAAGAAAAGGCCTTCTGCTAGCTTCATGGAGAGAGTGCAAAAGGATATCAATGCCAGCATGCGAGCAATTCTCATCGATTGGCTTATTGAG GTAGCTGAGGAATACAGACTTGTTCCTGACACATTGTACCTGACTGTGAACTATATTGATCGTTATCTCTCCGGAAATGCAATGGACAGACAAAGATTGCAGCTGCTTGGTGTAGCTTGCATGATGATTGCATC GAAATATGAAGAGATTTGTGCACCTCAGGTGGAGGAGTTCTGCTATATAACTGATAACACATATGTTAAGGAAGAGGTTCTGCAAATGGAATCTACAGTTttgaatttcttgaaatttgaaatgacaGCGCCAACGGTTAAATGTTTCTTGAG GAGGTTTGTTAGGGTTGCACAAGAGGTAACCGAGGCCCCAGCAATGCTATTGGAGTGCATGGCCAATTACGTCGCAGAGCTATCTCTATTAGAGTACAGTATGTTGAGCTTCGCTCCATCCTCAATAGCAGCTTCATCGATTTTCTTGGCCAGATATATTCTCCTCCCTACTAAGAGGCCTTGG AATGCTACCTTGCGGCATTACACCCTCTACCAACCCTTTGAGCTACGCGACTGTGTGTTGGCGCTACACGGTTTTTGCTGCAACAGTAGCAATTCAAGCCTGCCTGCAATTAGGGAGAAGTATAGCCAGCATAAG TACAAAATTGTGGCTAAGAAAAGCTGCCCTCCATCAATACCAACAGAGTACTTCCACAATGTAAGCCGCAGCTAA